One Hevea brasiliensis isolate MT/VB/25A 57/8 chromosome 5, ASM3005281v1, whole genome shotgun sequence genomic region harbors:
- the LOC110668398 gene encoding probable L-type lectin-domain containing receptor kinase S.5 — MAFCVAVKILIVATLLGVGPRVECLNFNFTEFDDSTRDQLILSGDSNMFSGAIQITPDVNGEPITNKSGRVLYRKPFRLRSKGYNASFNSTFVLNIQAQTRPGGEGLAFILTGSSVVDINADGQWLGIVEPQMNGSSQANTVAIEFDTRKSYEEDLNDNHVGLDVNSVYSLVQFSLSDLGVNLSSGLNFSVHVQYDGELKNLTLFLEDMKIPVFSEIIDLSAYLPENVYLGFSGSTSDFTQLNCLRSWAFNGTEDDDDNFWIWIVVPILGVALLVGVAFAVYWKRKLDREKLEDAYPSIEEAIQGSSTAPRKFKLKELGKATGNFSPKNKLGKGGFGTVYKGVMGNKEVAVKKVSKTSTQGKTEFIAEVTTIGKLHHRNLVKLIGWCYEKREFLLVYEYLPNGSLDKFIFCEKSSMEESTISWETRLSVVTGTAQALEYLHNGCEETILHRDIKSSNIMLDSEFNAKLGDFGLARSIKLGDQTHHSTKELAGTPGYMAPESILTGRFTRETDVYAFGILILEVACGRKPGSQSQQDDYNSNIVHWVWDLYSKGRILSAADSRLNGDFATEDMECAFILGLACCHPNPHKRPSMKIVLQVLKGEAAPPPVPNERPVFMWPPLPPSFKELDISHGQITPFTELSGR, encoded by the coding sequence ATGGCCTTCTGTGTTGCTGTCAAGATTTTAATAGTAGCAACCCTTCTGGGGGTTGGTCCTCGAGTTGAGTGCTTGAATTTTAACTTCACAGAATTCGACGATTCAACTAGAGACCAACTGATTCTGAGTGGAGATTCTAATATGTTTAGTGGAGCCATCCAAATTACACCAGATGTTAATGGAGAACCTATAACAAACAAATCGGGACGGGTACTGTACAGAAAGCCATTCAGGCTCCGGAGCAAAGGCTACAACGCATCTTTTAATTCCACCTTTGTGCTCAATATTCAAGCCCAGACACGTCCAGGAGGAGAAGGTTTGGCTTTTATATTAACAGGATCTTCCGTTGTTGATATTAACGCCGATGGACAATGGCTTGGTATAGTAGAACCGCAGATGAACGGTTCCTCTCAAGCCAACACAGTGGCGATAGAGTTTGACACTAGGAAAAGCTACGAAGAAGATCTTAATGACAACCACGTTGGCTTGGATGTAAACTCTGTCTACTCTCTTGTACAATTTTCATTATCTGACCTTGGTGTTAATCTCTCCAGTGGTTTGAATTTCAGCGTACATGTCCAATATGATGgtgaattaaaaaatttgaccCTCTTCCTGGAGGACATGAAGATTCCAGTGTTCTCTGAGATTATCGATCTCTCAGCCTATCTACCAGAAAATGTTTACCTGGGATTTTCAGGCTCAACAAGCGATTTCACCCAGCTAAACTGCTTGAGATCATGGGCATTCAACGGTACTGAGGACGATGACGATAACTTCTGGATTTGGATTGTGGTTCCAATTCTAGGAGTGGCATTGTTGGTTGGCGTTGCTTTTGCCGTGTACTGGAAAAGGAAATTAGATAGAGAGAAACTGGAGGATGCTTATCCAAGCATTGAAGAGGCGATCCAAGGCTCCTCCACTGCTCCACGGAAGTTCAAACTGAAAGAGCTTGGGAAAGCAACAGGCAACTTCAGCCCCAAGAACAAACTCGGGAAAGGCGGCTTTGGAACTGTCTACAAAGGGGTCATGGGAAACAAGGAGGTCGCTGTCAAGAAAGTTTCCAAGACATCAACTCAAGGAAAGACAGAATTCATAGCAGAAGTCACCACAATCGGCAAGCTCCATCACAGAAATCTCGTCAAGTTAATCGGATGGTGTTACGAAAAGCGTGAATTCCTCCTCGTCTACGAGTACTTGCCTAATGGAAGCCTGGACAAATTCATATTCTGTGAGAAGTCCAGCATGGAGGAATCTACCATAAGCTGGGAAACAAGGCTCAGTGTGGTAACTGGGACAGCGCAGGCTTTGGAATATCTGCACAACGGCTGCGAGGAGACGATACTTCACCGAGACATCAAGTCCAGCAACATAATGTTAGATTCTGAGTTCAACGCCAAGCTGGGAGATTTTGGACTTGCTCGTTCCATTAAACTCGGTGATCAAACTCACCACTCGACAAAAGAGCTTGCAGGAACACCTGGGTACATGGCTCCAGAGAGTATTCTCACCGGAAGGTTTACAAGGGAGACGGATGTTTATGCCTTTGGTATACTCATCCTGGAAGTTGCTTGTGGAAGGAAGCCTGGAAGTCAAAGCCAGCAGGATGACTACAACAGTAACATCGTGCATTGGGTATGGGACCTCTATAGCAAGGGAAGGATACTCAGTGCTGCAGATTCCAGATTGAATGGGGACTTCGCAACAGAAGATATGGAGTGTGCGTTTATTCTGGGATTGGCATGTTGCCACCCAAACCCACACAAGAGGCCCTCAATGAAAATAGTTTTGCAGGTTCTGAAAGGGGAAGCAGCACCACCACCAGTGCCCAATGAAAGGCCTGTTTTTATGTGGCCACCATTGCCTCCATCTTTTAAAGAATTGGATATCTCTCATGGCCAAATCACTCCATTTACAGAACTAAGTGGGAGATAG